A genomic segment from Lagenorhynchus albirostris chromosome X, mLagAlb1.1, whole genome shotgun sequence encodes:
- the LOC132514112 gene encoding melanoma-associated antigen 8-like — translation MSELRQPEADLEAPVPAQGPVEAPLLGAAGEEAASPSSSASPGAPSFSAYAEPLSREALVALMADLVGFLLVKFRTGEPTSEAEMLSTVVREHRDHFPVVLRLVCECMQLLFGLAVEEVDPRERTYVLVPTLGLTWDAVLSDWQRTPEAGLPLLVLTMVTLFGDRVPEEEVWGKLGTLGFCGGRELLTEVWVQTGYLKYRQVPHSDPARYEFLWGARAYAEASKCQVLQHLLRSNSMAPRFFPSVSAGSVSDEEEGA, via the coding sequence ATGAGTGAGCTCCGCCAGCCTGAGGCCGACCTTGAGGCCCCAGTCCCGGCCCAGGGTCCGGTGGAGGCGCCGCTGCTGGGGGCTGCGGGGGAGGAGGCCGCATCCCCCTCGTCCTCCGCCTCCCCTGGCGCCCCCTCCTTCTCCGCCTATGCCGAGCCCTTGTCCCGCGAGGCACTTGTTGCGCTGATGGCTGACCTGGTGGGGTTCCTGCTCGTCAAGTTTCGTACCGGGGAGCCGACCTCCGAGGCGGAGATGCTGAGTACGGTCGTCCGGGAGCATCGGGACCACTTCCCCGTGGTCCTCCGCCTCGTTTGCGAGTGCATGCAGCTGCTGTTTGGCTTGGCCGTGGAGGAGGTGGACCCCCGCGAGCGCACCTACGTCCTGGTCCCCACCCTGGGCCTCACCTGGGATGCAGTGCTGAGCGACTGGCAGCGCACGCCCGAGGCCGGCCTCCCTCTGCTGGTCCTGACCATGGTCACCCTGTTCGGTGACCGCGTCCCTGAGGAGGAGGTGTGGGGAAAGCTAGGCACCCTGGGGTTTTGTGGCGGGAGGGAGCTGCTCACCGAAGTGTGGGTGCAGACGGGCTACCTGAAGTACCGGCAGGTGCCCCACAGCGACCCTGCCCGCTACGAGTTCCTGTGGGGTGCCCGGGCCTACGCGGAGGCCAGCAAGTGTCAGGTCCTGCAGCATCTGCTCAGGAGCAATAGCATGGCTCCCAGGTTCTTCCCATCCGTGTCTGCAGGGAGTGTGAGCGATGAGGAAGAGGGAGCCTGA